In the genome of Nonlabens sp. MB-3u-79, one region contains:
- a CDS encoding 3-oxoacyl-ACP synthase III family protein, producing the protein MYTSRITGMGKYVPENVVTNDDLSKIMDTNDAWIQERTGIKERRHIKKGDGNSTAVMGVKAAEIALERANVSKDDIELIVFATLSPDYYFPGCGVQVQDLMGIHTCPALDVRNQCSGFIYALSVADQFIKTGMYKNVLVIGSENHSGGLDFTTRGRNVSVIFGDGAGAAVVSRSEKEGHGILSTHLHSEGKHALELSLKGPSTNHWVPQLIEENPQEDIPYYPYMNGQFVFKNAVVRFSEVIMEGLKANGLEVSDIDMLVPHQANLRISQFIQRKFQLTDDKVYNNIQKYGNTTAASIPIALCEAWEEGKVKEGDTVVLAAFGSGFTWASAVIKW; encoded by the coding sequence ATGTATACTTCTCGCATAACTGGAATGGGTAAATATGTTCCGGAGAACGTTGTCACTAATGACGATCTTTCTAAAATTATGGATACTAATGATGCCTGGATTCAGGAACGCACAGGTATCAAAGAACGTCGTCACATCAAAAAAGGGGATGGTAATTCTACTGCGGTTATGGGCGTTAAAGCTGCTGAGATCGCGCTGGAACGCGCTAATGTTTCCAAAGACGATATAGAATTAATTGTTTTTGCGACCCTGTCACCAGATTATTATTTCCCAGGTTGTGGAGTGCAAGTGCAGGATTTAATGGGTATCCATACCTGTCCAGCACTGGATGTGAGAAATCAATGTAGTGGTTTTATCTACGCACTTTCTGTTGCAGATCAGTTTATAAAAACGGGTATGTATAAAAATGTTTTGGTCATAGGTTCTGAAAACCACAGTGGCGGACTCGATTTTACCACTCGTGGTAGAAATGTGTCGGTTATATTTGGAGATGGAGCAGGAGCAGCGGTAGTTTCAAGATCTGAAAAAGAAGGTCATGGAATACTCTCCACGCATTTACACAGTGAGGGTAAACACGCTTTGGAGTTGTCCTTAAAGGGTCCTTCAACAAATCACTGGGTTCCACAATTAATAGAGGAGAATCCTCAAGAAGACATTCCATATTATCCTTATATGAATGGACAGTTTGTGTTTAAGAATGCAGTCGTTCGTTTTTCTGAAGTAATCATGGAAGGTCTTAAAGCCAATGGTCTTGAAGTAAGTGATATAGATATGCTTGTACCGCACCAAGCTAATTTGCGTATCTCTCAATTTATTCAAAGAAAATTCCAGCTGACTGACGATAAGGTGTATAATAATATCCAGAAATACGGTAATACTACAGCCGCTTCTATTCCTATAGCGCTTTGTGAAGCTTGGGAAGAAGGTAAAGTAAAAGAAGGCGACACGGTTGTTCTTGCTGCTTTTGGCAGTGGATTTACTTGGGCGAGTGCGGTTATAAAATGGTAA
- a CDS encoding alpha-ketoglutarate-dependent dioxygenase AlkB family protein, producing MHNKLFPDTFPDIPDATVRYEAAFYAFAKAEHLKATLLEETPWKQNKIQLFGKLHDEPRLTQLYGDPDIAYGYSGIDFKALAWTDTLKQIKDDVEKAAGTTFNICLINQYRDGQDSNGWHADNEAELGKNPVIASISLGQERFFHLKHHTNKDWRFKFLLEHGSLLLMKGQTQHTYKHQIAKTKRAIDLRINLTFRKVIQ from the coding sequence ATGCATAATAAGTTGTTTCCAGACACATTTCCAGATATCCCAGATGCTACAGTGCGTTATGAGGCTGCTTTTTACGCTTTCGCGAAAGCGGAACATCTAAAAGCCACATTACTAGAAGAAACCCCGTGGAAACAAAATAAAATACAGCTGTTTGGCAAGCTGCACGACGAGCCGAGGCTCACCCAATTATATGGAGACCCCGATATCGCATACGGCTACAGCGGCATTGATTTTAAAGCATTAGCATGGACTGATACTTTAAAACAGATCAAAGATGATGTCGAAAAAGCAGCAGGAACCACCTTTAATATTTGCCTCATCAATCAATACCGCGATGGCCAAGACTCCAATGGCTGGCATGCCGATAATGAAGCCGAACTTGGTAAAAACCCAGTCATTGCCTCCATTAGCTTAGGACAAGAACGCTTCTTTCATTTAAAACACCATACCAATAAAGACTGGCGATTTAAGTTTTTACTAGAGCATGGCAGCCTTTTACTTATGAAAGGTCAAACACAACATACCTATAAACATCAAATCGCTAAAACAAAAAGAGCCATCGACTTGCGTATTAATTTGACATTTAGAAAAGTGATTCAGTAG
- a CDS encoding TIGR03643 family protein, translating into MAKAKDILKNLDERAIDRIVEMGWEDRTPFDAIEAQFGVTESQVIKIMRNEMKESSFRMWRQRVQGRSTKHRAQRDPEMSRFKCSMQRATGNKIAKR; encoded by the coding sequence ATGGCAAAAGCAAAAGATATTCTTAAAAATCTTGATGAACGCGCAATAGACCGCATCGTAGAAATGGGCTGGGAAGACCGCACCCCTTTTGACGCGATCGAGGCACAGTTTGGTGTTACAGAAAGTCAAGTCATCAAGATCATGCGTAACGAAATGAAAGAAAGCAGCTTTAGAATGTGGAGACAGCGCGTTCAAGGTCGCTCCACAAAGCATCGTGCACAAAGAGATCCTGAAATGAGCCGCTTTAAATGTTCTATGCAACGCGCTACTGGAAACAAGATTGCTAAACGCTAA
- a CDS encoding serine aminopeptidase domain-containing protein — protein sequence MKKFLFLLFFLPLASIAQDAFSKSKAQQPAEDLTEVNINENIQGTLLIPDTFEKVPLVIIIGDQGAMDRNGNERRTRSNAYQQLADSLLIKGIATYKYDKRILTQIKNRIPSDKTLFGDYIIDAKESVFFFKDDSRFSKIFIAGHGQGSLVAMLAVDKDVDGFISLNGAAQSIDALIVQQIAKEIPGLDKVAAATFEKVKNSKEPIEAIERDLYTVIGPQIQPFMKSWMQYQPVDEIKKLQIPILLINGSKNRQVDPSEAVLLKKAVPNAQLELIEHMNHVFKIVGEDEIVASKSYVDPNFPLSSELVKLIIDFVKN from the coding sequence ATGAAAAAATTTCTATTCCTCTTATTTTTTTTACCGCTTGCAAGTATTGCCCAAGATGCTTTTTCTAAAAGTAAAGCGCAACAACCTGCCGAAGATCTCACTGAGGTAAACATCAATGAGAATATTCAGGGTACGCTCCTTATTCCTGATACTTTTGAAAAAGTACCGCTTGTCATCATCATAGGCGATCAAGGTGCGATGGATCGCAATGGTAACGAACGCAGAACTAGAAGTAACGCCTACCAGCAACTCGCCGACTCCCTTCTTATTAAAGGAATAGCTACTTATAAATACGACAAACGTATTTTAACCCAAATCAAAAATCGCATACCCAGTGACAAAACACTTTTTGGCGATTATATTATAGATGCCAAAGAAAGTGTGTTTTTCTTCAAAGATGACAGTAGATTTTCTAAGATTTTTATTGCTGGCCACGGGCAAGGTTCTTTAGTAGCAATGCTGGCTGTAGATAAAGATGTAGATGGTTTTATCTCACTTAATGGCGCGGCACAATCCATAGATGCATTAATAGTGCAACAAATTGCAAAAGAAATCCCTGGCCTGGATAAAGTGGCTGCAGCAACTTTTGAAAAAGTAAAAAACTCTAAAGAACCTATTGAAGCTATTGAACGAGATTTATACACCGTCATAGGCCCACAAATCCAACCATTTATGAAATCCTGGATGCAATACCAGCCTGTTGACGAAATTAAAAAACTACAAATCCCTATACTCCTTATCAATGGCTCAAAAAACAGACAGGTAGACCCTTCTGAAGCTGTATTATTAAAAAAAGCCGTTCCTAATGCTCAACTAGAACTTATAGAGCATATGAATCACGTTTTTAAAATAGTTGGCGAGGATGAAATTGTGGCTTCAAAAAGCTATGTAGATCCTAATTTCCCTTTGAGCAGTGAATTAGTAAAACTGATAATTGATTTTGTAAAGAATTGA
- a CDS encoding DUF819 domain-containing protein, translating into MIFKDAVEAVKDTTPVITQDTVVFGLLMISLAAVFYTSSQKKGFWSVFYKFIPALLMCYLIPSILSSTGLISPDWTSVGADGIVTESSSSLYFMASRYLLPAALVLMTLSIDLKAVFNLGPKALIMFLTGSVGIIIGGPIAILVIGTISPETVGGEGYGAVWRGLSTLAGSWIGGGANQTAMLEVYQFDQSKYGGMVLVDIVVANLWMALLLLGIGSSAKFDKWFGADSSSIEKLKKKVSEYSESVKREATFTDIMVMLGVGFGAVGIAHFGADFISTSLDGNQAIAGNIYLSFLTSQFFWLISIATLLGIICSFTPLKKYEGTGASRIGSIFIYILVATIGMKMDLRQVVDNPWLLGVGLVWMAIHAGLLILVAKLIKAPYFFLAVGSQANVGGAASAPVVAAEFHPSLTSVGVLLAVFGYVVGTVGAIACTVLMQLAATS; encoded by the coding sequence ATGATTTTTAAAGATGCAGTAGAAGCAGTAAAAGACACCACGCCCGTTATCACTCAGGATACCGTTGTTTTTGGTTTACTAATGATTTCGTTGGCTGCGGTTTTTTATACATCATCTCAAAAGAAAGGGTTTTGGTCTGTTTTTTATAAGTTCATTCCCGCACTTTTAATGTGCTATTTGATTCCGTCTATTTTAAGCTCTACGGGCTTGATTTCCCCAGACTGGACCAGTGTAGGTGCAGACGGTATTGTTACCGAGTCAAGCTCCTCTTTATACTTTATGGCTTCTCGTTATTTATTGCCCGCCGCACTAGTACTCATGACACTCTCGATTGATTTAAAAGCGGTTTTCAATCTTGGGCCTAAAGCTTTGATTATGTTTTTGACAGGATCTGTAGGAATTATTATAGGAGGACCTATAGCTATCTTAGTTATAGGTACTATTTCTCCAGAAACCGTGGGCGGTGAAGGTTATGGCGCCGTATGGCGAGGACTTTCTACCTTAGCTGGGAGCTGGATAGGCGGCGGCGCAAATCAGACTGCCATGCTAGAAGTATATCAATTTGATCAATCAAAATACGGGGGAATGGTTCTCGTTGATATAGTCGTTGCTAACTTATGGATGGCCCTATTACTTCTAGGAATAGGATCAAGCGCAAAATTTGACAAATGGTTTGGAGCAGATTCCAGTTCTATCGAAAAGCTCAAAAAAAAGGTCTCTGAATATTCTGAAAGCGTAAAAAGGGAAGCTACTTTTACAGATATCATGGTGATGTTAGGTGTTGGTTTTGGAGCTGTAGGAATCGCTCATTTTGGAGCTGATTTTATTTCAACATCATTAGATGGCAATCAAGCTATTGCAGGTAATATTTATTTAAGTTTCTTAACCAGTCAGTTCTTTTGGCTTATTTCTATAGCTACCCTTTTAGGGATTATATGCTCCTTTACACCATTGAAGAAATATGAAGGGACTGGCGCCAGTCGGATAGGAAGTATTTTTATCTATATTTTAGTCGCAACCATAGGAATGAAGATGGACCTCAGGCAGGTAGTAGATAACCCTTGGTTATTAGGTGTTGGTTTAGTCTGGATGGCTATTCATGCAGGACTTTTAATACTGGTCGCTAAATTAATCAAAGCACCTTATTTTTTCCTTGCTGTGGGAAGTCAGGCTAACGTAGGTGGTGCAGCGAGTGCCCCTGTGGTAGCAGCAGAATTCCATCCTTCATTAACAAGTGTTGGAGTTTTACTAGCTGTTTTTGGTTATGTGGTCGGAACCGTAGGTGCCATTGCGTGTACCGTGTTGATGCAATTAGCAGCCACTTCCTAG
- a CDS encoding DUF4369 domain-containing protein, whose protein sequence is MKKVLFLLIGLTFMSSCSNSNSNNFSVSGTVDGIKVGKIYLQRLQDSILIDVDSALFNGNSNYTLMTDLDQTEIMYLHLDVKDGTEFNDKLLFFAEDTTMTINSSWDKFVKNAVISGSKNQDVYTIYKQNSDRLNKVYTDLVKRSLSLTDETRTLAISDSINTAYDKYLRKKVLYAINYAQLHKEKEVAPYILVSEAGEANPILLDSVYQKMPKKIQTTVYGKQLSELIKSYKSNL, encoded by the coding sequence ATGAAAAAAGTGCTTTTCCTTCTTATAGGCCTCACATTTATGAGCTCTTGTAGTAATTCTAATTCCAATAATTTCTCTGTCTCTGGAACAGTAGACGGTATAAAAGTTGGTAAGATTTACCTACAGCGTTTACAAGATTCTATTTTGATTGATGTAGACTCTGCCCTATTTAATGGGAATTCTAATTATACCTTAATGACCGATCTGGATCAAACAGAAATCATGTACTTGCATCTAGATGTAAAAGACGGAACCGAATTTAATGACAAGTTATTATTCTTTGCAGAAGACACTACCATGACCATTAATTCTTCTTGGGATAAATTTGTAAAGAATGCGGTAATATCAGGATCAAAAAATCAAGATGTTTATACCATATATAAACAGAATAGTGATCGCCTTAATAAAGTATACACGGACTTGGTAAAAAGAAGCCTATCTCTTACTGATGAGACTAGAACGCTAGCAATATCGGATTCTATCAATACTGCTTATGACAAATATTTAAGAAAAAAAGTATTGTATGCTATCAACTATGCACAATTACATAAAGAAAAAGAAGTGGCTCCTTATATTTTAGTTAGTGAAGCTGGCGAGGCTAATCCTATTTTATTAGACAGTGTCTATCAAAAGATGCCAAAAAAAATTCAGACAACTGTTTATGGAAAACAACTGTCTGAATTAATTAAAAGTTATAAAAGTAACTTATAG
- a CDS encoding 6-pyruvoyl trahydropterin synthase family protein — translation MRLTAYRKAHFNAAHRLHRKDWSDEKNAQIFGLCNNPYFHGHNYDLEVGVTGEVDPETGYLIDLKILKDIIKEEVENAFDHKNLNEQVPEFANLNPTAENIAFVIYNKIKAKLDPKYDLEIKLFETERNFVVYRGE, via the coding sequence ATGAGATTAACCGCATATAGAAAGGCTCATTTTAATGCTGCTCACCGTTTGCACCGCAAAGATTGGAGTGATGAAAAAAACGCACAAATTTTTGGTTTGTGTAACAACCCTTATTTTCATGGTCATAATTATGATTTAGAAGTAGGTGTTACCGGTGAAGTAGATCCTGAGACGGGATACTTGATTGATCTTAAAATCCTTAAGGACATCATCAAAGAAGAGGTGGAAAATGCCTTTGATCATAAGAACCTGAATGAACAAGTTCCAGAATTTGCCAACCTCAATCCCACGGCAGAAAATATAGCTTTTGTTATTTACAATAAAATCAAGGCAAAACTGGATCCTAAATACGATCTAGAGATCAAGCTCTTTGAAACAGAACGCAATTTTGTAGTTTACAGAGGAGAATAG
- the idi gene encoding isopentenyl-diphosphate Delta-isomerase — MIEQVILVNENDEQVGLMEKIEAHEKALLHRAFSVFVVNDKNEIMLQQRALGKYHSPGLWTNTCCSHQREGETNIAAGKRRLMEEMGFVTELEELFHFIYIAPFDNGLTEHEFDHVMIGHFNDAPQINPEEVASYKWMTALDIKEDMIQQPEIYTEWFKIIFEKYYTHIS; from the coding sequence ATTATCGAACAAGTAATATTAGTAAACGAGAACGATGAGCAAGTTGGTCTTATGGAAAAAATTGAAGCGCATGAAAAGGCTTTACTGCACAGGGCGTTTTCTGTTTTTGTAGTAAATGACAAAAATGAAATTATGCTTCAGCAGCGAGCCTTGGGAAAATATCATTCCCCTGGTTTATGGACCAATACCTGTTGCAGCCATCAACGAGAAGGTGAAACTAACATAGCAGCAGGAAAGCGCAGGCTCATGGAAGAAATGGGATTTGTGACAGAGCTTGAAGAACTGTTTCATTTTATTTATATAGCACCTTTTGATAATGGACTTACAGAGCATGAATTTGATCATGTGATGATAGGGCATTTCAACGACGCTCCTCAAATCAACCCAGAAGAAGTTGCTTCTTATAAATGGATGACGGCTCTAGATATCAAAGAAGATATGATACAGCAGCCAGAAATTTATACCGAGTGGTTCAAAATTATTTTTGAAAAATATTATACCCATATATCATGA
- a CDS encoding LacI family DNA-binding transcriptional regulator: MITLKDLAATLGVSVSTVSKALKDSPEISKDTIARVKEIAKELNYRPNTLALSLKNRKTKTIGVIIPDILNAFFARILYGIEQESTALGYNIITCLSNESFEKENNSLHLLANGSVDGFIMSIAEETQSNGEVKHLKETINQDVPIVMFDRVANDVECDKVIIDDFNAAYKGTEVLINEGRKKIVLINSLGGLSVGKLRVLGYKKALEQHDSYKGEALVINIDSNEALLNDQLEKIFTEHQDMDGLLCIDNVSGIMSVNIAQRLGRKIPKDLSVLGFSSDEISHLSYPQLSTVTQHAEEIGQQSVRMLVERLENKTKGHTTTATVDFTIELRGTTLPN; the protein is encoded by the coding sequence ATGATTACGCTTAAAGATCTTGCAGCTACACTTGGAGTTTCTGTCTCTACCGTTTCTAAAGCATTAAAGGACAGTCCAGAGATAAGCAAGGATACCATCGCGCGTGTCAAAGAAATTGCAAAAGAACTTAATTACAGACCTAATACACTCGCTTTAAGTCTTAAAAATAGAAAGACTAAAACCATAGGTGTTATTATTCCAGATATATTGAATGCGTTTTTTGCTCGTATACTTTATGGGATTGAGCAAGAATCAACCGCATTAGGGTATAACATCATCACTTGTTTGTCAAATGAATCTTTTGAAAAGGAAAATAACAGCCTCCATTTATTAGCAAACGGCAGTGTAGATGGGTTCATCATGTCCATAGCAGAGGAAACCCAATCTAACGGTGAAGTAAAACACTTAAAAGAAACCATTAATCAAGATGTGCCTATTGTTATGTTTGATCGAGTAGCAAACGATGTAGAATGTGATAAAGTGATTATTGATGATTTTAATGCGGCCTATAAAGGGACAGAGGTTTTGATAAATGAAGGTCGTAAGAAAATTGTTTTGATCAATAGCTTAGGAGGATTAAGCGTAGGTAAACTCAGAGTATTGGGTTATAAAAAAGCATTAGAACAACACGACTCCTACAAAGGGGAAGCCTTAGTTATCAATATAGACAGTAATGAGGCGCTGTTAAATGATCAATTAGAAAAAATATTTACAGAGCATCAAGACATGGACGGACTTCTTTGTATCGATAATGTTTCTGGAATAATGTCTGTCAACATTGCGCAACGTCTAGGAAGAAAAATTCCTAAAGACTTATCTGTTTTAGGATTCAGTTCAGATGAGATTTCGCATCTATCCTACCCACAACTCTCTACAGTAACTCAACATGCCGAGGAGATTGGTCAACAATCGGTACGCATGCTTGTGGAGCGCTTGGAGAATAAAACCAAAGGGCATACGACTACCGCCACTGTGGATTTTACCATCGAACTAAGAGGCACCACCTTACCTAACTAA
- a CDS encoding peptide chain release factor 3 produces MKFTEEIARRRTFGIVSHPDAGKTTLTEKLLLYGGAIQEAGAVKSNKIKKGAASDFMEIERQRGISVATSVLAFEYKGNKINILDTPGHKDFAEDTFRTLTAVDSVIVVVDVAKGVEEQTEKLVKVCRMRQIPIIVFINKMDREGKDAFDLMDEIEQKLGLRVTPLSFPIGMGYDLKGIYNIHKKNINLFTGASSKDIHDTTAINDLNDSNLDELIGEKAAGTLREELELVNGIYPEFNRQEYLNGELQPIFFGSALHNFGVKELLDGFIEIAPAPRPKKAEERLVKPEEKDFSGFVFKIHANMDPRHRDRLAFIKVVSGTFERNKAYKHVRLDKNLKFSSPNAFFAEKKEIVDESFPGDIVGLHDTGNFKIGDTLTSGEELHYKGIPAFSPEHFRYINNADPMKSKQLAKGIDQLMDEGVAQLFTLELNGRKVIGTVGALQFEVIQYRLEHEYGAKCSYENLNVHKACWVDESVAKPEEFTDFKRVKSKFLCIDKRGQLVFLADSSFSLQMTQQKYPSIKFHFISEFEPAANEEA; encoded by the coding sequence ATGAAATTTACAGAAGAGATCGCAAGGAGAAGGACCTTCGGTATTGTATCGCATCCAGATGCAGGAAAAACAACACTAACAGAGAAACTATTGTTATATGGTGGAGCTATTCAAGAAGCTGGAGCGGTAAAAAGCAATAAGATTAAAAAAGGAGCCGCAAGTGATTTTATGGAAATAGAACGTCAGCGGGGTATATCTGTGGCTACCTCTGTACTGGCTTTTGAATATAAGGGCAATAAGATTAATATTCTCGATACTCCTGGACACAAAGATTTTGCTGAAGACACGTTTAGAACACTTACCGCAGTAGACAGTGTGATCGTTGTGGTAGATGTGGCAAAAGGTGTAGAGGAACAGACTGAAAAGCTGGTGAAAGTATGTAGAATGCGCCAAATTCCTATTATCGTTTTTATCAATAAAATGGATCGTGAAGGTAAAGATGCCTTTGATCTTATGGATGAAATAGAGCAAAAACTGGGACTGCGAGTGACGCCATTGAGCTTTCCTATAGGAATGGGTTATGATCTCAAAGGGATTTATAACATCCATAAGAAAAATATCAATTTATTTACGGGTGCTTCTTCTAAGGATATTCATGACACCACTGCAATCAACGATTTAAACGACTCCAATCTGGATGAGCTTATAGGAGAAAAAGCTGCTGGTACTTTAAGAGAAGAACTGGAACTGGTTAATGGCATCTATCCCGAGTTTAATAGACAAGAATATTTAAATGGAGAGTTACAACCTATATTTTTTGGTAGTGCGCTGCATAATTTTGGAGTAAAGGAACTACTGGACGGTTTTATAGAAATCGCTCCTGCCCCTCGTCCTAAAAAAGCCGAAGAACGCCTTGTAAAACCAGAGGAAAAAGATTTCAGCGGTTTTGTGTTTAAAATTCATGCCAATATGGATCCTAGACATAGAGATAGGCTGGCATTTATAAAGGTGGTGAGCGGTACATTTGAACGCAATAAAGCCTACAAGCACGTAAGGTTGGATAAGAATTTAAAATTCTCTAGTCCAAACGCCTTTTTTGCAGAGAAAAAAGAAATAGTTGACGAATCGTTCCCTGGAGATATTGTAGGCTTGCACGATACGGGTAACTTTAAAATAGGCGACACGCTTACCTCAGGTGAGGAACTTCATTACAAAGGAATTCCCGCCTTTTCACCAGAGCATTTTAGATATATTAACAATGCAGACCCTATGAAGTCTAAACAGCTGGCAAAAGGTATCGACCAGCTTATGGATGAAGGTGTAGCGCAGCTATTTACCTTGGAACTTAACGGTCGCAAAGTAATAGGTACGGTAGGTGCTCTTCAGTTTGAAGTGATTCAATACCGACTGGAACATGAATATGGAGCAAAGTGTTCTTATGAAAACCTCAATGTACACAAAGCTTGCTGGGTAGACGAATCTGTAGCAAAACCAGAGGAGTTTACTGACTTTAAAAGAGTAAAGTCTAAGTTTTTATGCATAGATAAAAGAGGACAGTTGGTCTTTCTTGCTGACTCCTCATTTTCCTTGCAAATGACGCAACAAAAATACCCGAGTATCAAGTTTCATTTCATTTCAGAATTTGAGCCTGCTGCAAATGAAGAGGCGTAA
- a CDS encoding OmpA family protein: MFKRLILFILLVSCVAGHAQTYQLEKGNNKYNAFAFIEAQKIYLKLVEDGYVTYEILAKLGDTYYFNDDLKQAHKWYAKLFTQFEDTVTPAYFFRYAQTLKTVNKYDESDLFMAKFSSSKGFDTRSKILKEEPNYLEIIELQSGRFEIKNAKEINSYTADFGPAFYTSNNQVVYATARDSGSIIRERHTWNNQPFLQLYTADTDENGVLSKPKPMSSVINTKYHESTPVFTSDGQTMYFTRNNYDNGVYLQDKKGINKLKIFRSYKNKGTWSKPEQLPFNNDEYSVAHPALSPDGKQLYFSSDMPGSMGYDLENEFTRSDIWVVDIMGDGSFSAPRNLKNINTLARETFPFISKTNILYFSSSGHQGLGGLDVFASSISPDGSTGEVVNIGKPINTTYDDFGFIVNDDTKIGYFSSNRPGGSGDDDIYRFLQLEDLRAKCEILVTGNIIDKKIGNPVKDATVVLLDMENNKIDRQVTSDDGTYTFKLDCDQPYVLRVVKDNYTSDEEVIATPTSSGLIDISLEIELNRIPVVDCDDIGPLLDIEQIYFDFDKFNIRADAAYELSKIKAFMELYPQVSVEIRSHTDSRAPDQYNEVLSDRRAQSTRNWLISKGIDASRLTAKGYGEIRLLNQCANGVACSSEEHQLNRRSEFIVSGLEKFKDCD; encoded by the coding sequence ATGTTTAAAAGACTGATTTTATTTATACTTCTTGTCTCCTGTGTTGCGGGACATGCACAGACATATCAGTTAGAAAAGGGAAATAATAAATACAATGCCTTTGCATTTATCGAGGCTCAAAAGATTTATTTGAAATTAGTTGAGGATGGTTATGTCACCTACGAAATACTGGCAAAACTAGGAGACACTTACTATTTTAATGACGATTTAAAGCAAGCTCATAAATGGTACGCAAAGCTTTTTACACAATTTGAGGATACAGTGACTCCAGCATATTTTTTTAGATATGCGCAAACATTAAAAACAGTGAATAAATACGATGAGTCAGATTTATTCATGGCTAAGTTTAGTAGTTCTAAAGGTTTTGACACCAGATCAAAAATATTAAAAGAAGAACCTAATTACCTTGAAATTATAGAGCTTCAATCGGGTAGGTTTGAAATAAAAAACGCCAAGGAGATCAACTCCTATACAGCTGATTTTGGACCTGCATTTTATACTTCAAACAATCAAGTAGTTTATGCCACAGCGAGGGATTCTGGATCCATAATAAGGGAAAGACACACTTGGAATAACCAACCTTTCTTGCAATTATATACTGCCGATACTGATGAAAATGGTGTATTGAGTAAGCCTAAGCCTATGTCTAGTGTGATCAATACCAAATATCATGAAAGCACCCCTGTCTTTACTTCCGATGGACAGACCATGTATTTTACGCGCAACAATTATGATAATGGCGTGTACCTTCAAGATAAAAAGGGGATTAATAAATTAAAAATATTTAGATCTTATAAGAATAAAGGTACTTGGTCAAAACCAGAACAACTTCCTTTTAATAACGACGAATATTCTGTTGCGCACCCCGCTTTAAGTCCAGATGGCAAACAATTATATTTTTCCAGCGATATGCCTGGAAGTATGGGATATGATCTCGAAAATGAATTTACAAGGTCAGATATTTGGGTGGTAGATATCATGGGAGATGGGTCATTTAGTGCGCCTAGAAACCTTAAAAACATCAATACGCTAGCTAGGGAAACCTTTCCTTTTATTAGTAAAACAAACATCTTGTATTTTTCCTCTTCAGGCCATCAAGGATTAGGAGGATTGGACGTTTTTGCTAGTTCTATAAGTCCTGACGGTAGCACGGGTGAGGTGGTTAACATCGGTAAGCCGATCAACACAACATACGATGATTTTGGTTTTATTGTAAACGATGATACTAAAATAGGATACTTCAGCTCCAACAGACCTGGTGGTTCTGGAGATGATGATATTTATAGATTCCTGCAGTTAGAAGATCTTAGGGCGAAATGTGAAATACTTGTTACGGGCAATATAATTGATAAAAAAATTGGTAATCCTGTTAAAGACGCGACCGTAGTGCTTTTGGATATGGAAAATAATAAGATTGATCGACAAGTTACTAGTGATGATGGAACTTACACTTTTAAATTAGATTGTGATCAACCATATGTCCTACGAGTAGTAAAGGATAACTATACCTCAGACGAAGAGGTTATTGCTACTCCGACAAGTTCGGGGCTTATAGATATTTCTCTAGAAATTGAACTCAATCGCATCCCTGTGGTAGATTGTGACGACATAGGGCCATTACTAGATATTGAGCAAATATATTTTGATTTTGACAAGTTTAATATTAGGGCAGATGCCGCTTATGAGTTGTCTAAAATCAAAGCTTTTATGGAGTTATATCCCCAAGTTAGTGTTGAGATACGCTCTCATACCGATAGTAGAGCGCCAGATCAATACAACGAAGTGCTGTCAGATAGAAGAGCACAAAGCACACGCAACTGGCTGATATCAAAAGGCATTGATGCTTCTCGTTTAACGGCAAAAGGCTACGGGGAAATAAGATTGCTCAATCAGTGTGCTAACGGTGTAGCATGTTCTAGCGAGGAGCATCAATTGAACCGTAGATCAGAGTTTATTGTTTCTGGTTTGGAGAAGTTCAAGGATTGCGATTAA